GAAATCAATTCTTCATGTCTAGATTTTTAAAGATTTTTAAAACCCTATCTATCTCCAGCGTCGGATGATAATTATCTATTAAAAAAGAATAATTTAATACAGGGTTTACACTTAAATTAAGAGAATTTTATCTTATTTTTTTCAAAATGAGAATTGCTGATTGGCTAGTCAGTTGCATACAAAGAGGTTGTTCTTGAATACTACTAACTATTATATCACTTGCCATAGATAAGTCTACAATATAGCGTTGTAAGGCTTGACCACCATTCAGCTTAATGACATTAGCAATCAAATTAATTAATTTTTCATCCTCCTGATTGAACTCACCAGACATTAATTTTTTTCTCCAAATATGAAATTTGGGGTCATTTTTACTTAACCATCTAGGAAACAATTCACCATACCAGTATCTTTCAGGAGGTGTCATTAATTCATAAACGTCTTGTCTTTCTGCTTCAGAAGTTAAACGTTTTATATCCAGTCTAATTTCTGTATCTCGAATAAATTGTTGTAAAAACAAAAGCACAAAACGTTTAGACATCAGTGTACCAGGTTTCACATCTTTAATCCAGTTGTTAATCTGGTTTAACCTAATTGCTAAACTGGGATCTATAGTTGATGCTTCCTCAATTAATGATTTTAGTTTTTCCTTAATCTGTTGTGGATGCAAAATATATACCTGAAAAATAATAAAATTTTTTATTTAGTTTATATATTTTTAATGGTTTTGTAAAGTAACAATTTATTTAGTTAACCAGAGTACGTTTTAACGTACTTAAACTATTAGCCCGGAAATTGATTTCCGGGTGGGTATAGAAGCACACAAATAACCCCCACCTAACTTTTTTCCACCAAATAACCACAACGATGTTCACCATGAATTAACCAGTGAGTCCGTTCCACAGTACAATCTGGGAGAATAGCCGCAAACATTTCCAATTCATGACCACAAACGCTGGGAAAAGATTCCGCAACATCAGAAATAGCGCAAGTATGTTCCACAAAAATAAATCTTTCCGCACCACTAGCATCTGATTCCACAGCGTGAAACTCCGCCATAAAACCTTCAGCTTTTCGCAATTCTATCAAATTGGCGACCCGTTCCTGCAAAGAACCATTACCCACCCGTTCATGATATTCTTGGGCTTTACGTTCCCACTGTTTCCGTAAAATAGACTTTACTTGGTCACGTCCCACAGTTTCCGCTAAAGTGTCAAGAAGAGAAACCGCAAACTCGCCATAACCATCACCTAAGCGGTTAGCACTTTTTTGCAAATGTGATCTTCCCACCCGACTCAAATGATAAACGTGCTGGGGTCTGCCCATACTCGGTTGTTCTGATACCGAATATAGAACTAACTCCTCCATCTCTAAATCCTTTAAATGACGACGAATCGCTTGGGGACTCACATCCAAAAAGTTCGCCAACTCAACAGCCGTTGCTTGTGAGTGTTTCAATAGATACTCTAGGATATCCTGCTTAGTTGAGGTCTGCTGGGTAGTCGCCATCTTCTCTACTAGACGCTTCGCAAACGTCCCAAAATAAAAAACTTTTTTTTCTGAAAATTTAACTTAAACAACATTGTTGTTGTTAATCTATCGTACAATGAAAATAGATTAAACAACAGCCGAATTGTTTTAGTCGTTAAACCTATTCTAGCAGTCCTGTTAGGAATTGGTAACAGAAAACGGGAATTAGCTTTGTGCAGCCCGTCGCCCGTCCTTTAAAGAGAACACAAGAGAACCGATGAGCGCATCCGTCACCACCTTAGTCAACCAACCTTACAAGTACGGCTTTGTTACCGATATTGAAGCCGATACTATTCCCCGTGGGTTAAGCGAAGATGTTGTCCGCCTGATTTCCGCCAAAAAGAATGAACCGGAATTTATGCTGGAATATCGTCTCCGAGCATATCATCAATGGCTGAAAATGACAGAACCAACTTGGTCTCATGTCCAATATCCGCCTATTAATTATCAGGATATTATTTATTATTCCGCACCGAAACAAAAGAAAGCCAAACTCAACAGTTTAGATGAAGTTGATCCAACTTTATTGGAAACCTTTGCAAAATTGGGTATTCCTTTAAATGAACAAAAGCGATTAACTAATGTTGCTGTTGATGCGATTTTTGATAGTGTTTCTGTTGCGACTACATATAAAGAAAAACTTGCCAAAGATGGCGTAATTTTCTGTTCTTTTTCGGAAGCTTTACAAGAACACCCAGAATTAATTAAAAAATATTTGGGTAGCGTTGTTCCCATTGCTGATAATTATTTCGCAGCTTTAAATGCGGCTGTATTTAGTGATGGTTCTTTCGTTTATATTCCCAAAGGCTTAAAATGTCCGATGGAATTGTCTACATATTTCCGCATTAATACCGGAGATACAGGACAATTTGAACGGACTTTAATTGTCGCCGAAGAAGGAAGTTATGTTTCTTATTTAGAAGGTTGTACAGCACCAATGTACGACAGCAACCAATTACACGCGGCGGTTGTAGAATTGGTGGCTTTAGATAATGCGGAAATTAAATATTCTACCGTGCAGAACTGGTACGCTGGTGATGTTAATGGTAAAGGTGGAATTTACAACTTTGTAACTAAACGTGGTTTGTGTCAAGGTGTGAATTCTAAGATCTCTTGGACTCAAGTAGAAACCGGTTCTGCGATTACTTGGAAGTATCCCAGTTGTGTTTTAATTGGTGATAATTCTGTGGGTGAATTTTACTCGGTTGCATTAACAAATAATATGCAGCAAGCTGATACTGGAAGTAAGATGATTCACGTGGGGAAAAATACCCGCAGTACAATTATTTCTAAAGGTATTTCTGCTGGTAAATCTAGCAATAGTTACCGGGGTTTGGTGAAGATTAATCCCACTGCTAAGGG
The DNA window shown above is from Anabaena sp. WA102 and carries:
- the sufB gene encoding Fe-S cluster assembly protein SufB; the protein is MSASVTTLVNQPYKYGFVTDIEADTIPRGLSEDVVRLISAKKNEPEFMLEYRLRAYHQWLKMTEPTWSHVQYPPINYQDIIYYSAPKQKKAKLNSLDEVDPTLLETFAKLGIPLNEQKRLTNVAVDAIFDSVSVATTYKEKLAKDGVIFCSFSEALQEHPELIKKYLGSVVPIADNYFAALNAAVFSDGSFVYIPKGLKCPMELSTYFRINTGDTGQFERTLIVAEEGSYVSYLEGCTAPMYDSNQLHAAVVELVALDNAEIKYSTVQNWYAGDVNGKGGIYNFVTKRGLCQGVNSKISWTQVETGSAITWKYPSCVLIGDNSVGEFYSVALTNNMQQADTGSKMIHVGKNTRSTIISKGISAGKSSNSYRGLVKINPTAKGARNYSQCDSMLIGDNAQANTFPYIQVQNNTGKVEHEASTSKIGEDQLFFFAQRGISSEDAISMMISGFCKDVFNQLPMEFAVEADKLLSLKLEGSVG
- the sufR gene encoding iron-sulfur cluster biosynthesis transcriptional regulator SufR; amino-acid sequence: MATTQQTSTKQDILEYLLKHSQATAVELANFLDVSPQAIRRHLKDLEMEELVLYSVSEQPSMGRPQHVYHLSRVGRSHLQKSANRLGDGYGEFAVSLLDTLAETVGRDQVKSILRKQWERKAQEYHERVGNGSLQERVANLIELRKAEGFMAEFHAVESDASGAERFIFVEHTCAISDVAESFPSVCGHELEMFAAILPDCTVERTHWLIHGEHRCGYLVEKS